GTATCCGGTTATCGGACTGAATGCATTGAAGTACTTCTGGAGTAAAAAGACGCCGTCACAGGCAGCAGGAGATGTGGCAGCATTGATGGAGTACTATGGGGCGCAATGGAAGAACCGTTCTTTTATATTAATTGGTTATTCTATGGGAGCGGACGTGCTACCCTTTATTTATAACAATCTGCCGTTGGGGTTACAGGCGCAGGTGCAGCATCTGGTGTTTATGTCACCATCATCAAGTACAGATATGGTGGTGCATTTATCGGATATGCTGGGTAAGACATCTACACCAGGTAGTATGAGTGTGCCTGCGGCAATGAATACGATTACTAATAAGCCATTATTGCTGATATCAGGAAAGGACGAAAAGGACTTTGATTACAAATGGCTGACTATTAATAATTACCGGCAGCTGGTATTGCCAGGGGGGCATCATTACAATGATGATGCTGTTGGGGTGGTACGACAGATCCTTTCACACTTGCTTCAACGTTAAGCCTGCATTTCGCTTAACAAGACGTTAACGACCTTCTTTTTTTTCTGCTAAAACGTTCTACCATACACTAAATGTAACCCTCTCATACACATGAGCTTATATAGAGTGTTGGGGATAATTTTCTTCCGTTAACATATTATTAACTAAATTCTGCGGCGTGTATTGTAGTATTACAATGTAGTGATGCAGCAGAGAAAGTTATAGGATATACCACTATTTGTCAGCCATGGATTTAGCCCTCAGGTCTCTACCTGGGAGTTTTGATCATCGGTTGAAGGTTACAGCTAAAACAGATAAATATATTGCACCAAAGATATTACCCGGCTGTAGAGTTGTGTAGTGAAAGCCGTGGTGAATAAGACTTTTAATGGTTGGTTTTTGATGAATACTCCCCAGGTTTCAACCGGGGGAGTTTATTCTTGCTGTAGAAATGACAGCAGCAAAAACCCGTCAGCCTGCAACAAAATAGCAGTAGTTTTTTTTAGCTTGCAGGAAGGCTATCCTTTTGTGAGTTGAGCATTGATCACATACCCTCAAAATAAAATGTTTATGAAAATTACACTTATGATTACCGGGAATGGTAAGCCCTGTTTGTCTGATCCGGATCGAATGACGCCTTATGAAGTTGCCTTTGCGAATATCACATTATCATCATAGCATTCCGTTAATTGATACAAAAGACACATACACTATGGCTACTCACAACATTTGTCCGGAGACAGCCGACGCGGAAAAGGTTCAGCGCACTACTTGTTATTATTTATTCTTTTCATTGTAAACCCCCACTATGCCAGCATGCCTAAACGTTATTTTGAAAGACTGCAGACCATTGACTACCTGATAAGGATCAAAGGTACCGGGAAACCCGCCCATCTTGCTAAAAGATTGCGTATTTCCGAAAGAACATTATTTGAGTTCCTGAAAATGATGAAAGAGTTAGGGGCGCCAATAGCTTATGATCGCTATAAGGAGAGCTACTATTACTCGGAAAAAGGAGGATTTAATATCCGGTTTGTGAAAAACCTGACACTTGCCATGGTGCTACTCCATGGAATGTTTACCGATATACCCCTGCTTTTACCATAACTTGTTTTCCACCTGCTCTCATTGCATTTGCAGGGGATTTCCCTTGCCTGTACGGATTTGCTGCGGAGTCTGATACTCCGCAGTTAACTCCGTATTAACCTTTCTGTTAACAAAGGATTAACTCCTCCTGTTCGAATCCTCATTACCTTTCCTTCCTATATCTAAAAGAAATTTTACAAACATACTTTTCTCATAAGACGGTTTAGATTTCATAAGCTTCTGTACGCAGGTTTCTATTCAGTTACCTGCTAGTTTTAAAACTGTGTGCTATAAAAAACTTTAAATCAGTACTAATCCCTTGTCGAAATGAAACATCATTCTGCTTTTTATGTCCTCTCAAAAGGTCAACGCGTTCGGATCCCCATACAGGAATTACAGTTTGTGGAAGTACGCACAGATGGTTGTGTATTACACCTGACACACCTGCATGTTTTTACGGAAGAGACACCCGAAAATATATGGTCCCGCTTACCCGAAGACCGGTTTCTTGCAGTAAGAAGAAAGTTCATGATCAACCTGCATTATATAGCTGGTATCTGTGATCATTATATACACATGAACTCTGGCCTGATCCCCCAGCGGGACAGGCAGACAGGGAGTATCAGCGCACACTGGCTCCAGCCCGCAGGAGTGGCACTTTGATCTGTCATGAACGCTGGATAGGGAAATGTGCATTGCTCAATTGCAATGCACTGCACATAAAAAAGCCCTTACCTTTTTCTCTGGTAAGGGCTATGAACATTCACATGTCAACCATTGCGGATTCAGAATGGCAAGAATACTATCCCCGCAACAAAATAAAATGTTTTGATAATCAGCACTAAATGGGGCTGTTGATATCAAAACTAGATATTAAAATCCGAATCCGTGGTTAACCGATTGTTAAGGCGGCATTCACTTTATTTTCAGATTTCGGCGGCTACAGCTGGTGAAAAGAGGAGAGTGTAGGACAACCTCACATTGTCAGAATTTACCCTTAAATTGTAGGTATAAAAATTCCTCGTTACACCTATGTCAAGCTCTTCCTCTATGGAGTATCCGCTTGTCCAGTTTGATATTCTTAATATTGTATAATTTGTTTATTAGTATTTATTGAAAAATCATATACTTATCCGATTGACAACTGGCGGTATTTGTATCAAATTTGTTTCTGTATGTGAAACCAGTAAATCCAGCCAGTTTAACATCAATTGCCATACTTAATAGACGAATCACCAGAACTTGCAGTCACAGGAAAAAAGGTTTCACTACATATTCAAACCCAAAAAAAACATTATGAAAAATGTGAGGCCTGATAACACAGGGCAGATAGGAGAAGAGGACGCTTTAGAGAAAGAAGGCCAGGGAGAAGCCAACCAACTTATTCAGCAGCTGGCGAAAGATATCAGCAATATAATATTCATGGATATGGATATTCCTGGATTGACGCCTAATGAAGCTGCCAACATACTGAAAGCCGCTTATCCGGAAATGAATATCATCTTGTGTTCTGTACAAGGCAAGAACTTTTCAATCGCTAATGTCCCTCCACAACAGGTGGCAACCAATACTCCTGCCTCCCTTACCAGTGTCTTTTCCCAGGTGTATGAAGCTGCTATGCAGTCCAATATGCTGGCCGTACAGAAGGTGCTTGCTTTCTTTAACCGTAAAACTGCCGGTATCCAGGAACATCGCTACGGGTTGTCTCCCCGTGAGCTACAGGTACTCGATTGTCTTGTGCATGGAGATACCTATAAAAAAATTGCTGAGCATTGCCATATCAGTGTGGGTACGGTACGTTCCCATATTATGAATATCTATCGTAAGCTGGACGTTAATTCCCGTTCCGGTGCTATTGTAAAAGCCATGCAGGAACGTCTGGTAGGTAGTTGAGCCCGTTCCAATCCTCTCTTAACTTTTAGTCCCCAGGTTTTGTTATATAAGCGGAACATGCTATTTTAGATAAGATCTATTGTCTTATACAGCTGCTTTATCACCACTCATTATTTAGATGTTGCATTAACCCGCAGTACCCTGAACATCTGTACAGCGGTTGTTTGTCCGTTTGCCCATACCATCTTTGTATTTATTCATCAGCGAACTAAACTATTGGAACAGTCAGCATTGAAAGATTCTTCACACCCAAGCAAAAAATCATCGTTATGAGAATTAATGTTACAAAAGCAGCAGGGGTATTGCTGTTGTTGTCACTGTCCGCGGTACTGACCGCCTCGGCGCAACAATCGTCTGCCCCCGCAGGAAGTGCTGCATCCGGCAGCATGTCCGAACAGGAGGGCCCTATTAAGGGGACCGTAAAGGATAAGAACGGCGTAGGCCTCATTGGCGTAACCATCCGTGTAAAAGGCACGTCTTCAGGCACTACTTCCGGTCCCGATGGCTCTTTCACCCTCAATCTTCCCGCAGGGAAAGACACGCTTGTATTTTCTTATCTCGGTTATATCTCACAGGAAGTGAAAGCAGGTCCTGCCCCCGTTAATGTGATACTGCAATCTTCCGAAAGTCAGCTGGAACAGGTTGTTGTGATCGGTTATGGCACCCAGCGTAAGAAGGACCTGACAGGGTCGATTTCTTCAGTGAAAGGGGAAGACCTGCTGACCCAACCCGTACAGACACCAACACAGGCTGCACAGGGCCGCATTGCCGGAGTACAGGTGATCTCTTCCGGACAGCCCAACTCTCAGCCCCAGATCAGGGTACGTGGTACGGGTTCCGTACTGGCAGGAGCCAATCCATTGTATGTCGTGGATGGGGTGCTCACTGATGACATCCGTAATATCGCAACAGCAGACATCCTTACCATGGATGTGCTGAAAGATGCTTCTGCTGCTATCTATGGTGTGCGCGCTGCCAATGGCGTGATCATTATCACTACTCGTAAAGGTAAATCCGGCGCACCACAGGTAAGATATGATGCGAACGCCGGCTTCAGAGAGGCTTCCAATCTGGTGAAAATGGCCAGCCGTGACCAGTATATTGCTTATCTGGCAGATGCTGCTCCCGGTAAAGACCCACTTAACAATCCATATGTTTACAACGGCACGACCAACTGGTACGACGATGTACTCAGAAAGGCATTCCAGATGAACCATAACGTGTCGGTATCCGGCGGTTCTGATAAAAGTACCTACTACCTGAGTGCCGGTTATATCGAAGAAGATGGTATTGTACAGACCAATAATTTTAAGCGTTTTACATTCAGGGCAAATAATGACGTCAGCATTACTGATCAGCTGCGCTTCTCCTCCATGATCTCTTATTCCCGCGCTACTTCCCGCGACGTGGAACTGGGGGATACCTATCGCAACGTGTACCGTGCCGCCCCTATTATCCGGTCTTCTGAAAACGGTAAATATGGTAACACTTCCGGATGGGCAAACGTGGGGAATCCATTGCTGGCTATCAACAAGCGCAATGACGGTCGCCAGGAAAGCCGTCTGCAGGGAAATGTAGCCCTGGAATATTCTCCGGTATCTTCCCTGAAGTTACGCTCCGGCTTTAATGCCGACCTGAAATTCGGGAACGACCGCATTTATGCCTATAAATTCCTGAATGATGGTGCGACCTTCCTGGTAGCCGGGGGTAATCAGCAGAACCAGAACAGCCGCCTGACCCGTGAGGAATATCGTTCACAGGGCTGGATCTGGGATAATACTATCACGTTTGATAAGACCTTTGATAAGCATTCCCTTACCTTACTGGCGGGTTCAGTAACAGAAGGTTTTTACAGTACTTCACTGAAAGGTGTACGTATCAATGTACCTGAAGCGGAAGACCTGTGGTATCTTGACCTGGGCGATCCCAATGTACAGTCAACCATTGCCAATGTAGGTGATAAATATGCCCGTCAGTCATTTGTAGGCCGCGTGAACTATGGATATGACGGTCGGTACTTACTGAGTGCTTCCATTCGTGCTGACGGTAGTTCAAAATTCAGTGAGCGCTGGGGGTATTTCCCTACAGTAGGCCTGGGATGGGTGCTCTCTGAAGAGAACTTCCTGAGAGGAAAAGGTGTCTTCGATTTCCTGAAATTGCGCGGTAGCTGGGGTAAACTAGGGAACGACAATATCCCTACCAATGCTTACATCGCTGTCACAAGTGTCGATGCACCTTATGTATTTGACGGCAATGTGAATCTCGGAGGGGCACTCAAAGAGATCAAGGACCCTTTCCTGAAGTGGGAGTCTACTACTCAGTATGACATCGGATTTGAATTTGCACTCCTGAACAACAGGTTGAGTGGTGAGGTGGATTATTACAGTAAGAAAACCTCCGATGCCCTGGTAATAGTGAATACGCCGGCCATCCTGGGTGATCAGGATAATTCCTATATCACAAATGCGGCATCTTTCAAAAACCAGGGCTGGGAAATATCCCTTAACTGGAAAGATAATATCACTGACGACCTGACTTACACCGTAGGAGGTAATATTACTTTTAACACCAATGAACTGACGGGGCTGAATGGCGGACAGGCATTACTTGGTGGTAATGTTGGTCAGCAGAGTTTCGTAACCCGCACAGACAATGGACATGCGGTGGGTAGCTTCTATGTACGAAATGCGCTGGGTGTGTTCCAGAACCAGGAGGAAATAGATAACTATCGGGATGGAACTGGTAAAGTGATACAGCCAGGAGCGGCTCCGGGCGATCTGAAGTACCAGGACGTAGATGGCGACGGAGATATTGATGATAATGACAAGATCTATGCAGGCTCCTTCCAGCCCAAATGTTTCTTTGGATTTAACCTTGGATTGAACTATAAAGGCTTTGATTTCAGCGCCAATTTCTATGGTAATGCGGGTAATAAGATCTACAATGGTAAGAAGGCTTTCCGTTTTGACCCCGCGGATAACATTGAGGCTGATTATGCAGCTAACCGCTGGACAAGTACGCGTCCTTCCACTACCGATCCCCGGTTGATCACTGCAGGTACACCTGCTTCTACCTATTTCATAGAGTCCGGAACTTATCTGCGTCTCAATAACCTGATGCTGGGATATACATTTTCCTCCAAAACCATGAAACTGATAGGCATCAACAGCTTCCGCATCTATGCTACATCACAGAACCTGTTTACACTGAAGAAGTTCAGTGGCTTCAGTCCTGAGCTGCCAGGCGGTACGATCGATGACGCCAATGCCACCAACAATAAGAGTGGTATCCTGGATGCGGGTATTGAGCTGAATGCATATCCTACTACCCGTACGTTTGCACTGGGTGTTAATGTCTCATTTTAAAACGGAACAGCCATGAATCTTATACTGAAACATAAAAAATTATTGTGCTGCCTGGTCGTAGCATTATTTACAGGCATCACATCGTGTAATAACTACCTGGATGTAAAGCCTCAGGGGCAGATAGACCAGGAGGCGGCTGCATTGGATCCGGCTACTGCACAGAAGCTGGTGATAGGTGTATATAATACCATGTGGGAAGGAAATATGCATGGGTTTTCATACGTGCAGATGACCAATATTGCATCTGATGATGCGGATAAAGGAAGTAACACCGGTGATGATATGCCGAATTCCGGTGCTATAGACAACCTGACAATGGGCCCATCAGTCAATACATTAAACAGCATCTGGAGTACTTTCTATCTGGGAGTGGCACGTGCTAATCAGGCATTGTCCTCCCTTGAAGGCAGCACGCTCGATGAAACACTGAAAAACCAGCTGATAGGAGAGGTACGTTTCCTGCGCGCTTACTTCTATTTCGACCTGGTACGCTTTTTTGGTGGTGTGCCAAAGATAGACCGGGTCATTACGCCGCAGGAAGCTAACAGCGCAACCTTTCAGACAAAGGCGAGTAAGGAAGAGATCTACACACTTATCATCGGAGATCTGGAATATGCACTGGCCAATGTCGCTGCAAAGGGGCAAACCAATTCCGCGGCAGGAAGAGCCAGCAAAGCTGCCGCCGCAGGTATGCTGGCGAAGGTAATGCTCTATCGTCAGAACTGGCAGCGGGCATTTAGTCTCAGTGATTCTATTGTCACACAGAAACTGGGCGCTTATGGGTTGCTGGATAACTATTTTGATATCTGGCGCGAAAAAGGGGCTAATAGTAGTGAGTCCCTTTTCGAGGTGCAAACAGGAGAGAATTCAGCATGTGAAGCGGCGATTGCCAACTATGCAGAATGCCAGGCACCCCGTGCAGGAGGTAAATTCGGATGGGCTGATCTGGGCTGGGGCTTTGGAACGCCTTCCCAGAGTTTGCAGAATGAATACGAAGATGGCGATCTGAGAAAAGCCGCTACCATCATCACGATCAATCCTACTGGTACTTTCCTGTGGGATGGATTCAGGATACCCGGCAGGGACAGTGTTGAAAATGATCGCTATAACTATAAATCCTACCATAGCCAGATCGCGGAAACCAATTGCGGTAACAGGGGACGGTTACCCAAGAACCTACGCATATTGCGTTACGCAGAGATCCTGCTGATACATGCAGAGGCTGCGTTGGCATTAGGTAATGGTGGTGTGGCCGCCGGAGATATTACAGCGCTGCATCCAAGAGCTGGTTTAGGGCCGGTGGGAACTGTTACCAGGGAGTATATCTGGCATGAGAGAAGAGTGGAACTGGCGATGGAACATGACCGCTTCTTTGATATTGTCCGCCAGGATGAATTATCACCAGGAAGAGCTGCTGCACTCTTCACTGCGCATGGTAAAACATTTGCTGACAGGAATAAGGTATTCCCTATTCCACAACGCCAGATAGATCTGAGCAACAACGCGCTTAAACAGAATGATGGCTATAACTGATCATTCAGATGATCGGATGAAGAGAGCGGGTGCGTCACATGATTTGACGCACCCGCTCTCTTTTAGAGGAACAATAGCATACCGGATCACTCCCAGAAGCCAGCAGGTTTGATGTGCGTCGCGCCCAGTTGTTTCAGGAGCTTACGTGTCTGTACGACCAGCCTTACCTGACCGGCAACGTAGAACGTCGTATCATTCATAGGAAGATCACGTTGTGTCAGCCATTCGATCATCCCACTGGTGTAGTTCAGGATAGTTGTAACAGGCATTTCCAGTAGCTGGGCTGGTAATGGCTGATGATGAGAAACGAGTGTATGAAATTGTTGTGCAGGTGCTTTCCTGAGATAGAGCGATATGAAATGTCCGATGGCGCTCGCATCTCCGATGCATACAAGATGAGTAGCTGCTGTGGGTTGATGGAACCCGCCACCAGGGCCGGCATATACGGCGGAGCTGCCAGATTGTAGTTGCCTGGCCCAATTGCTTCCCGGGCCATCATGACCAACATCGATCAGGAGTGTGGCTTCCTGCGTAGCAGCATTCCATGAAGCGAGCGTGTAATCTCGTAACTGGGATCTTTCTGTTTCGAACTTCAGGTGCTGACAACTGCGCCATTTAATTGCGTCAGGCAGTTGCAGCCGAACCATCAGCAAATGATCTGTAATATATGTTGTCGCAACAACACGTGCGGTTTTTCCCAGCCGGGCCATGAAGAAGGCCTTGGCTTTATCTTTCAGGTATGACATATAACAAAAGTAGTGGTATGTGTAGCGGTGATATTTATACTATTCCGGGTCGGATAGATACTTTTCCCGGGCTTTTTCTCTGAAGGCGGCAGGTGTACTACCTGTGTGCTGTTTGAAGAAGCGGTTGAAGTATGACAGCTCATTGAATTGCAGGTGCCATGCGATCTCTTTGATACTTTCTTTTGCGTGTAGCAGCAGGCGCTTGGCTTCCAGCACTCTTCTTTCGTTGATATGTGCGGAGACCGTTTGCCCTGTATGCTGTTTGATCACGTCATTGAGATGGTCAACTGTTATATGCATAGCTGCAGCATATTGGGCTGGCTTCGTCCATTCAAGAAAGTGTGTGGCCAGCAGTTCGCGGTAACGTATTAACAGGGGAGCACCTGAATGGATATGTGCAGCTGCATGCCGGTAAAACAATGTCAGCAGGAGAGACAGATAGTGCTGAAGCATGGCAACATATTTTGCGGGTCGCTCCTGATATTCCTGTGCCATCTGGTTCATGATGACATGGACCTGCATCAGATCCCTTTCAGATAGCTTTACAGGCCCCAAAG
The DNA window shown above is from Chitinophaga agri and carries:
- a CDS encoding AcvB/VirJ family lysyl-phosphatidylglycerol hydrolase; translated protein: MTARKYILLLLTMFITATVVNAQQRDLSKLPVTVKVPAAGATALPVVFYITGDGGMKKFSVDMVNTLAGKGYPVIGLNALKYFWSKKTPSQAAGDVAALMEYYGAQWKNRSFILIGYSMGADVLPFIYNNLPLGLQAQVQHLVFMSPSSSTDMVVHLSDMLGKTSTPGSMSVPAAMNTITNKPLLLISGKDEKDFDYKWLTINNYRQLVLPGGHHYNDDAVGVVRQILSHLLQR
- a CDS encoding LytTR family transcriptional regulator DNA-binding domain-containing protein, encoding MKHHSAFYVLSKGQRVRIPIQELQFVEVRTDGCVLHLTHLHVFTEETPENIWSRLPEDRFLAVRRKFMINLHYIAGICDHYIHMNSGLIPQRDRQTGSISAHWLQPAGVAL
- a CDS encoding response regulator transcription factor; translation: MKNVRPDNTGQIGEEDALEKEGQGEANQLIQQLAKDISNIIFMDMDIPGLTPNEAANILKAAYPEMNIILCSVQGKNFSIANVPPQQVATNTPASLTSVFSQVYEAAMQSNMLAVQKVLAFFNRKTAGIQEHRYGLSPRELQVLDCLVHGDTYKKIAEHCHISVGTVRSHIMNIYRKLDVNSRSGAIVKAMQERLVGS
- a CDS encoding SusC/RagA family TonB-linked outer membrane protein, whose protein sequence is MRINVTKAAGVLLLLSLSAVLTASAQQSSAPAGSAASGSMSEQEGPIKGTVKDKNGVGLIGVTIRVKGTSSGTTSGPDGSFTLNLPAGKDTLVFSYLGYISQEVKAGPAPVNVILQSSESQLEQVVVIGYGTQRKKDLTGSISSVKGEDLLTQPVQTPTQAAQGRIAGVQVISSGQPNSQPQIRVRGTGSVLAGANPLYVVDGVLTDDIRNIATADILTMDVLKDASAAIYGVRAANGVIIITTRKGKSGAPQVRYDANAGFREASNLVKMASRDQYIAYLADAAPGKDPLNNPYVYNGTTNWYDDVLRKAFQMNHNVSVSGGSDKSTYYLSAGYIEEDGIVQTNNFKRFTFRANNDVSITDQLRFSSMISYSRATSRDVELGDTYRNVYRAAPIIRSSENGKYGNTSGWANVGNPLLAINKRNDGRQESRLQGNVALEYSPVSSLKLRSGFNADLKFGNDRIYAYKFLNDGATFLVAGGNQQNQNSRLTREEYRSQGWIWDNTITFDKTFDKHSLTLLAGSVTEGFYSTSLKGVRINVPEAEDLWYLDLGDPNVQSTIANVGDKYARQSFVGRVNYGYDGRYLLSASIRADGSSKFSERWGYFPTVGLGWVLSEENFLRGKGVFDFLKLRGSWGKLGNDNIPTNAYIAVTSVDAPYVFDGNVNLGGALKEIKDPFLKWESTTQYDIGFEFALLNNRLSGEVDYYSKKTSDALVIVNTPAILGDQDNSYITNAASFKNQGWEISLNWKDNITDDLTYTVGGNITFNTNELTGLNGGQALLGGNVGQQSFVTRTDNGHAVGSFYVRNALGVFQNQEEIDNYRDGTGKVIQPGAAPGDLKYQDVDGDGDIDDNDKIYAGSFQPKCFFGFNLGLNYKGFDFSANFYGNAGNKIYNGKKAFRFDPADNIEADYAANRWTSTRPSTTDPRLITAGTPASTYFIESGTYLRLNNLMLGYTFSSKTMKLIGINSFRIYATSQNLFTLKKFSGFSPELPGGTIDDANATNNKSGILDAGIELNAYPTTRTFALGVNVSF
- a CDS encoding RagB/SusD family nutrient uptake outer membrane protein, with protein sequence MNLILKHKKLLCCLVVALFTGITSCNNYLDVKPQGQIDQEAAALDPATAQKLVIGVYNTMWEGNMHGFSYVQMTNIASDDADKGSNTGDDMPNSGAIDNLTMGPSVNTLNSIWSTFYLGVARANQALSSLEGSTLDETLKNQLIGEVRFLRAYFYFDLVRFFGGVPKIDRVITPQEANSATFQTKASKEEIYTLIIGDLEYALANVAAKGQTNSAAGRASKAAAAGMLAKVMLYRQNWQRAFSLSDSIVTQKLGAYGLLDNYFDIWREKGANSSESLFEVQTGENSACEAAIANYAECQAPRAGGKFGWADLGWGFGTPSQSLQNEYEDGDLRKAATIITINPTGTFLWDGFRIPGRDSVENDRYNYKSYHSQIAETNCGNRGRLPKNLRILRYAEILLIHAEAALALGNGGVAAGDITALHPRAGLGPVGTVTREYIWHERRVELAMEHDRFFDIVRQDELSPGRAAALFTAHGKTFADRNKVFPIPQRQIDLSNNALKQNDGYN
- a CDS encoding siderophore-interacting protein gives rise to the protein MSYLKDKAKAFFMARLGKTARVVATTYITDHLLMVRLQLPDAIKWRSCQHLKFETERSQLRDYTLASWNAATQEATLLIDVGHDGPGSNWARQLQSGSSAVYAGPGGGFHQPTAATHLVCIGDASAIGHFISLYLRKAPAQQFHTLVSHHQPLPAQLLEMPVTTILNYTSGMIEWLTQRDLPMNDTTFYVAGQVRLVVQTRKLLKQLGATHIKPAGFWE
- a CDS encoding helix-turn-helix transcriptional regulator, whose translation is MPGTAPFIASYRLEDLSAEGIPFHLEIVTTDASRHKHLMAAHRHGYFMLGVCLEGDSTHMLDFQQVTIQAGEMLLIVPGQVHQPVSNNTRNAFIVAFSADFMLDQQVILPAHPLGPVKLSERDLMQVHVIMNQMAQEYQERPAKYVAMLQHYLSLLLTLFYRHAAAHIHSGAPLLIRYRELLATHFLEWTKPAQYAAAMHITVDHLNDVIKQHTGQTVSAHINERRVLEAKRLLLHAKESIKEIAWHLQFNELSYFNRFFKQHTGSTPAAFREKAREKYLSDPE